The Infirmifilum lucidum DNA segment CCCTTGGCATATTCCACATGGCTACTATATGAGACCATCTATGTCTGCCGATCTTCTCCCTAGTCTCCCCCTCGCTTGAGCCCACCAGCACGACTATCTTCTCTACCGGCCTTGAGGGGTACTCTATGAAGTTGAGCAATATCTTCACGTATATCTCTGCCTTGTCTAAGCCAACCGCCTTGAATATGTCGTCCGCCAGAACAGCGATCCTCCTTTTGCCCCTCCTTATTGCCCATGTAATTAAGTTGAGAGCATACTCGACCAGAGCGGCGGGGGCCTCGCCGCCGACGGCCCCCGTCAGCCTCGTCAAGAGGCGTGCAAGCTTGTCCACAGCCAGCTTAGGCTTGAAATCGTCGGTGGCGATTAGCCTATCTCTAGCCTCCCTCTCGAGGGGGCTTATGTACACAACGCTGTAGCCCCTCTCGCGGAGCACCTCGAAGGCCTGCCTGAACAAAGCGGTCTTGCCGCAGCCCTCCGGCCCGTAGACCACCAGGGGGAAGCGGGTGCCCCTCTCTGCGAAGTCCCCGACCTGGCGGATGGCCACATCCCTATCCACGAACTCAACGTCCACACCCGGGACGAAGCGGAGCCTGATCCGCATCATTACCGCTCCACCGCCTCGATCAGCCTTAGCTCGTCCAGCGCCCTGCTCAGCAACGCCTCGTAGAGCCCCGGTGCCTTCTCCACGACCACGATCCCCTTCAGCGCCCTTATTGTTAGCGTGGGCGGCGCCTCGTCTAGAGGGACTAGATCCACTGGCACTCCCAGCTCCATCTCCAGCCTCGCGCCCAGTGTTAGGTAGTAGTGCAGGTCGGCGTCAACAGCGTAGACTGCAACGTCTACGTCTCTGTACACCTCGCCCTCCGCGAAGCTCCCGAAGACCGTGGCCAGGAGGACTTTTGGCTCCGTCCCCAGAATCCTCCTCAGCCCTCCTAGCACCTCCTCCCTCCTCCCCCTGTAGTAGGTGTACCTCTCCTCAAACTCCATAGAGCCTTTTAATCCTCTCAACGAGGCTTACTACCTTTTTAAAATTCCTTCTCGCTTCGTCATGTATTTTCTTGTCGTCCACGACCCAGTACCTGTGGACGAGGAGGTTCCTCAACCTTATGAGCCTAGCCACGTCCTCCACCTCATCCACGGTTACAAGCCCCCTCTCGGCGAGGAGCCTCAACGTCGCAGTCGGAGTCTCTGGGGCTAGGCTAAAGCCCCTCCTGGCTATGTGGTGTAGAGCCGCGGTCAACGCCTCGACGAGCCCTCGACGAGCACCGCTTTAGCGTGCCTAGCTCAGTGGCAGTGCTGCTTCTTCCCTGGCGTCTCCGCCGGGCCGGCTGTAAGGCTGTGGAATTGCCTGAGTAGTACCGCCACGTCTGCTGGGGCGAGTGCGCCGGTTTTCAGGGCTAGGATGGCATATGCGGCGGCGTAGATTGCGAGGCCTAGGGCTGCCTTGAGTAGCTGGTGCGCCTGGAGTAGTAGTGGCAGTGCTGCCGGCAGCGCGGCTAGTAGTGCCGGGGGTAGTGGCTTGAGCGTGTAGGCTTTCACCCCTGCTTTTAGAGCCGTGTAGGCGAGCCACGCAGCCTGGGACGCTGCTAGTGTTGCCGCGACTCCCAGGGCGTGTAGCGCCCGGGTGAGGGGGTATACTGTTGCTAGCTGTACGAGGTTTGCGAGGACGGATGCCTCCAGTACTGTCATGTTGTCTCCCTTGGCTACCAGGTACTGCGCGAGCCCTGCGGAGCCCGCTAGTGGGAGCAGGTACTGCAGGGCCAGTATCCTGAGGGGCCACGCGGCGCCCGCGTACTCCGCGCCGTAGACTGCGTGAACTAGGGGTTCTGCGTAGAGTAGGGTGTAGACTGCCAGCGGTGTTGCCACTAGGGCTGAGCTTTTCACGACGTGGCTTAG contains these protein-coding regions:
- a CDS encoding DUF86 domain-containing protein; the protein is MTAALHHIARRGFSLAPETPTATLRLLAERGLVTVDEVEDVARLIRLRNLLVHRYWVVDDKKIHDEARRNFKKVVSLVERIKRLYGV
- a CDS encoding ATP-binding protein, whose amino-acid sequence is MMRIRLRFVPGVDVEFVDRDVAIRQVGDFAERGTRFPLVVYGPEGCGKTALFRQAFEVLRERGYSVVYISPLEREARDRLIATDDFKPKLAVDKLARLLTRLTGAVGGEAPAALVEYALNLITWAIRRGKRRIAVLADDIFKAVGLDKAEIYVKILLNFIEYPSRPVEKIVVLVGSSEGETREKIGRHRWSHIVAMWNMPREGFKRLYDQLPGEKPPLEDMWRVTGGNPGYLAKLCEARWNVEVFISNFIRERKLRSFVDRLTPLQREVLAEAVEDPDVLRRRLREAEDKRPMVDLINRLVEENLIVDYLPSREPHGWIDEPPPVDRELGIGEFFAWQMPLHREAVRRALEAL
- a CDS encoding nucleotidyltransferase domain-containing protein, which encodes MEFEERYTYYRGRREEVLGGLRRILGTEPKVLLATVFGSFAEGEVYRDVDVAVYAVDADLHYYLTLGARLEMELGVPVDLVPLDEAPPTLTIRALKGIVVVEKAPGLYEALLSRALDELRLIEAVER